Proteins from a genomic interval of Zonotrichia leucophrys gambelii isolate GWCS_2022_RI chromosome 5, RI_Zleu_2.0, whole genome shotgun sequence:
- the AP2A2 gene encoding AP-2 complex subunit alpha-2 isoform X1, with protein sequence MPAVSKGDGMRGLAVFISDIRNCKSKEAEIKRINKELANIRSKFKGDKALDGYSKKKYVCKLLFIFLLGHDIDFGHMEAVNLLSSNRYTEKQIGYLFISVLVNSNSELIRLINNAIKNDLASRNPTFMGLALHCIANVGSREMAEAFAGEIPKILVAGDTMDSVKQSAALCLLRLYRTSPDLVPMGDWTSRVVHLLNDQHLGVVTAATSLITTLAQKNPEEFKTSVSLAVSRLSRIVTSASTDLQDYTYYFVPAPWLSVKLLRLLQCYPPPEDPAVRGRLTECLETILNKAQEPPKSKKVQHSNAKNAVLFEAISLIIHHDSEPNLLVRACNQLGQFLQHRETNLRYLALESMCTLASSEFSHEAVKTHIETVINALKTERDVSVRQRAVDLLYAMCDRSNAQQIVAEMLNYLETADYSIREEIVLKVAILAEKYAVDYTWYVDTILNLIRIAGDYVSEEVWYRVIQIVINRDDVQGYAAKTVFEALQAPACHENLVKVGGYILGEFGNLIAGDPRSSPLIQFNLLHSKFHLCSVPTRALLLSTYIKFVNLFPEIKTTIQDVLRSDSQLKNADVELQQRAVEYLRLSTIASTDILATVLEEMPPFPERESSILAKLKKKKGPGTVTDLEEIKKERSSDMNGSAEPASVNASVVSTPSPSADLLGLGAAPVTNSAPPPSSSGSLLVDVFSDSASAVAPLAPGSDDNFASPDLASSEVVSEEPADTVHDADELFHKFVCKNNGVLFENQLLQIGLKSEFRQNLGRMFIFYGNKTSTQFLNFTPTVICSDDLQSSLNLQTKPVDPTVDGGAQVQQVVNIECVSDFMEAPILNIQFRYGGTFQNLSVKLPITLNKFFQPTEMSSQDFFQRWKQLSNPKQEVQNIFKAKHPMDAEITKAKIIGFGSALLEEVDPNPANFVGAGIIHTKTTQIGCLLRLEPNLQAQMYRLTLRTSKEAVSQRLCELLSEQF encoded by the exons GCAAAAGTAAAGAGGCAGAAATAAAGAGGATAAATAAAGAACTAGCAAATATTCGGTCAAAATTTAAAG GTGACAAGGCTCTGGATGGTTAcagtaagaaaaaatatgtCTGCAAACTGCTCTTCATCTTTCTGCTGGGGCATGACATTGACTTTGGTCACATGGAAGCTGTAAACCTGCTCAGTTCCAATAGATATACAGAGAAACAAATT GGCTATCTGTTCATCTCCGTGCTGGTGAACTCCAACAGCGAGCTCATCCGCCTGATAAACAACGCCATCAAGAACGACCTGGCCAGCCGCAACCCCACCTTCATGGGCCTTGCCCTGCACTGCATTGCCAACGTGGGCAGCCGGGAGATGGCCGAAGCGTTTGCTggagaaattcccaaaattctcgTGGCTGG AGACACTATGGATAGTGTGAAGCAAAGTGCTGCTTTATGCTTGCTGCGTTTGTACAGAACTTCTCCTGACCTTGTTCCCATGGGAGACTGGACATCTCGAGTGGTGCATCTCCTCAATGACCAGCACTTG ggTGTGGTTACTGCAGCTACAAGTCTGATCACCACTTTGGCACAGAAGAACCCAGAAGAGTTTAAGACTTCAGTCTCCTTGGCAGTGTCTAGATTAAGCAGA ATTGTAACTTCTGCATCAACAGACCTTCAGGACTACACATACTACTTTGTTCCTGCTCCCTGGCTATCTGTGAAACTTCTGAGGCTGTTACAGTGCTATCCACCTCCAG AAGACCCTGCGGTACGTGGCCGTCTGACAGAATGCCTGGAAACCATCCTCAACAAAGCACAGGAGCCACCAAAGTCAAAGAAGGTTCAACACTCGAATGCAAAGAATGCTGTCCTGTTTGAGGCAATAAGCTTAATTATACATCATGACAG TGAGCCAAACCTGCTAGTCCGTGCCTGTAACCAGCTAGGTCAGTTCTTGCAGCACCGAGAAACTAATTTGCGTTACCTAGCACTGGAAAGCATGTGCACGCTTGCCAGCTCTGAATTCTCACATGAGGCTGTGAAAACACACATAGAAACAGTTATCAATGCATTGAAG ACTGAGAGAGATGTGAGTGTACGACAAAGAGCTGTGGATCTCCTGTATGCAATGTGTGACCGAAGCAATGCCCAGCAGATTGTGGCTGAAATGCTCAATTACCTGGAAACTGCTGATTATTCCATTAGAGAAGAAATT GTTCTGAAGGTTGCAATTCTAGCTGAGAAGTATGCAGTGGATTACACCTGGTATGTGGATACAATCCTGAATCTGATTCGCATTGCTGGTGACTATGTCAGTGAAGAAGTGTGGTACCGAGTTATTCAGATTGTCATCAACAGGGACGATGTGCAAGGATATGCAGCAAAGACTGTGTTTGAG GCCCTTCAAGCTCCAGCATGCCATGAGAATCTTGTAAAAGTGGGTGGCTACATCTTGGGAGAATTTGGAAATCTGATAGCAGGTGATCCAAGATCAAG tCCTCTCATCCAGTTCAACTTGCTACATTCCAAGTTTCATCTGTGTAGTGTTCCTACCCGAGCTCTGCTTCTGTCTACCTACATCAAGTTTGTGAACCTGTTTCCAGAAATCAAAACTACAATTCAAGATGTGCTGCGCAGTGACAGTCAGCTAAAGAATGCTGATgttgagctgcagcagagagctgttGAGTATTTGAGACTCAGTACTATTGCTAGTACTGATATATTG GCTACAGTGTTGGAAGAAATGCCTCCCTTTCCAGAGAGGGAATCTTCCATTTTGGCTaaactgaagaagaagaaaggcccAGGCACAGTTACTGACCTGGAAGAGATCAAAAAGGAGAGGAGCTCTGATATGAATGGAAGTGCTGAACCTGCCTCTGTCAATGCCAGTGTTGTT TCTACTCCTTCTCCATCGGCGGATCTGCTGGGTCTGGGTGCTGCCCCTGTCACCAATTCAGCTCCCCCACCTTCCTCTAGTGGTAGCCTGCTCGTGGATGTATTTTCAGATTCAGCTTCTGCAGTTGCACCTCTTGCTCCTGGTTCTGATGACAACTTTGCGAG CCCTGACCTGGCTTCATCTGAGGTAGTTTCTGAGGAACCAGCTGATACTGTGCATGATGCTGATGAGCTTTTTCACAA GTTTGTGTGTAAAAATAATGGAGTCTTATTTGAAAATCAGTTGCTACAAATTGGCTTGAAATCTGAATTTCGACAGAACCTGG gtCGTATGTTCATATTCTATGGTAATAAGACATCAACACAGTTCTTGAATTTTACTCCAACAGTAATCTGCTCAGATGACCTTCAGTCAA GCCTGAATCTTCAGACAAAACCTGTTGACCCCACAGTGGATGGAGGTGCACAGGTTCAGCAGGTTGTGAACATTGAATGTGTGTCAGACTTCATGGAAGCTCCAATCCTGAACATTCAGTTCAG GTACGGTGGAACATTTCAAAACCTTTCAGTAAAATTACCCATCACTCTGAATAAATTTTTCCAGCCAACAGAGATGTCTTCTCAAGACTTTTTTCAGCGTTGGAAGCAGCTGAGCAA TCCCAAACAGGAAGTACAGAATATCTTTAAAGCAAAGCACCCGATGGATGCAGAGATCACGAAAGCAAAG ATAATTGGATTTGGATCAGCCCTGCTTGAGGAGGTAGATCCCAATCCTGCTAACTTTGTTGGTGCTGGTATCATACACACAAAAACCACTCAGATTGGATGCTTGCTGCGCCTTGAACCCAACCTCCAGGCACAG ATGTATAGGCTCACACTACGAACAAGTAAAGAAGCTGTATCTCAGAGATTATGTGAATTGCTGTCAGAACAGTTTTAA
- the AP2A2 gene encoding AP-2 complex subunit alpha-2 isoform X3: MPAVSKGDGMRGLAVFISDIRNCKSKEAEIKRINKELANIRSKFKGDKALDGYSKKKYVCKLLFIFLLGHDIDFGHMEAVNLLSSNRYTEKQIGYLFISVLVNSNSELIRLINNAIKNDLASRNPTFMGLALHCIANVGSREMAEAFAGEIPKILVAGDTMDSVKQSAALCLLRLYRTSPDLVPMGDWTSRVVHLLNDQHLGVVTAATSLITTLAQKNPEEFKTSVSLAVSRLSRIVTSASTDLQDYTYYFVPAPWLSVKLLRLLQCYPPPEDPAVRGRLTECLETILNKAQEPPKSKKVQHSNAKNAVLFEAISLIIHHDSEPNLLVRACNQLGQFLQHRETNLRYLALESMCTLASSEFSHEAVKTHIETVINALKTERDVSVRQRAVDLLYAMCDRSNAQQIVAEMLNYLETADYSIREEIVLKVAILAEKYAVDYTWYVDTILNLIRIAGDYVSEEVWYRVIQIVINRDDVQGYAAKTVFEALQAPACHENLVKVGGYILGEFGNLIAGDPRSSPLIQFNLLHSKFHLCSVPTRALLLSTYIKFVNLFPEIKTTIQDVLRSDSQLKNADVELQQRAVEYLRLSTIASTDILATVLEEMPPFPERESSILAKLKKKKGPGTVTDLEEIKKERSSDMNGSAEPASVNASVVSTPSPSADLLGLGAAPVTNSAPPPSSSGSLLVDVFSDSASAVAPLAPGSDDNFARFVCKNNGVLFENQLLQIGLKSEFRQNLGRMFIFYGNKTSTQFLNFTPTVICSDDLQSSLNLQTKPVDPTVDGGAQVQQVVNIECVSDFMEAPILNIQFRYGGTFQNLSVKLPITLNKFFQPTEMSSQDFFQRWKQLSNPKQEVQNIFKAKHPMDAEITKAKIIGFGSALLEEVDPNPANFVGAGIIHTKTTQIGCLLRLEPNLQAQMYRLTLRTSKEAVSQRLCELLSEQF; encoded by the exons GCAAAAGTAAAGAGGCAGAAATAAAGAGGATAAATAAAGAACTAGCAAATATTCGGTCAAAATTTAAAG GTGACAAGGCTCTGGATGGTTAcagtaagaaaaaatatgtCTGCAAACTGCTCTTCATCTTTCTGCTGGGGCATGACATTGACTTTGGTCACATGGAAGCTGTAAACCTGCTCAGTTCCAATAGATATACAGAGAAACAAATT GGCTATCTGTTCATCTCCGTGCTGGTGAACTCCAACAGCGAGCTCATCCGCCTGATAAACAACGCCATCAAGAACGACCTGGCCAGCCGCAACCCCACCTTCATGGGCCTTGCCCTGCACTGCATTGCCAACGTGGGCAGCCGGGAGATGGCCGAAGCGTTTGCTggagaaattcccaaaattctcgTGGCTGG AGACACTATGGATAGTGTGAAGCAAAGTGCTGCTTTATGCTTGCTGCGTTTGTACAGAACTTCTCCTGACCTTGTTCCCATGGGAGACTGGACATCTCGAGTGGTGCATCTCCTCAATGACCAGCACTTG ggTGTGGTTACTGCAGCTACAAGTCTGATCACCACTTTGGCACAGAAGAACCCAGAAGAGTTTAAGACTTCAGTCTCCTTGGCAGTGTCTAGATTAAGCAGA ATTGTAACTTCTGCATCAACAGACCTTCAGGACTACACATACTACTTTGTTCCTGCTCCCTGGCTATCTGTGAAACTTCTGAGGCTGTTACAGTGCTATCCACCTCCAG AAGACCCTGCGGTACGTGGCCGTCTGACAGAATGCCTGGAAACCATCCTCAACAAAGCACAGGAGCCACCAAAGTCAAAGAAGGTTCAACACTCGAATGCAAAGAATGCTGTCCTGTTTGAGGCAATAAGCTTAATTATACATCATGACAG TGAGCCAAACCTGCTAGTCCGTGCCTGTAACCAGCTAGGTCAGTTCTTGCAGCACCGAGAAACTAATTTGCGTTACCTAGCACTGGAAAGCATGTGCACGCTTGCCAGCTCTGAATTCTCACATGAGGCTGTGAAAACACACATAGAAACAGTTATCAATGCATTGAAG ACTGAGAGAGATGTGAGTGTACGACAAAGAGCTGTGGATCTCCTGTATGCAATGTGTGACCGAAGCAATGCCCAGCAGATTGTGGCTGAAATGCTCAATTACCTGGAAACTGCTGATTATTCCATTAGAGAAGAAATT GTTCTGAAGGTTGCAATTCTAGCTGAGAAGTATGCAGTGGATTACACCTGGTATGTGGATACAATCCTGAATCTGATTCGCATTGCTGGTGACTATGTCAGTGAAGAAGTGTGGTACCGAGTTATTCAGATTGTCATCAACAGGGACGATGTGCAAGGATATGCAGCAAAGACTGTGTTTGAG GCCCTTCAAGCTCCAGCATGCCATGAGAATCTTGTAAAAGTGGGTGGCTACATCTTGGGAGAATTTGGAAATCTGATAGCAGGTGATCCAAGATCAAG tCCTCTCATCCAGTTCAACTTGCTACATTCCAAGTTTCATCTGTGTAGTGTTCCTACCCGAGCTCTGCTTCTGTCTACCTACATCAAGTTTGTGAACCTGTTTCCAGAAATCAAAACTACAATTCAAGATGTGCTGCGCAGTGACAGTCAGCTAAAGAATGCTGATgttgagctgcagcagagagctgttGAGTATTTGAGACTCAGTACTATTGCTAGTACTGATATATTG GCTACAGTGTTGGAAGAAATGCCTCCCTTTCCAGAGAGGGAATCTTCCATTTTGGCTaaactgaagaagaagaaaggcccAGGCACAGTTACTGACCTGGAAGAGATCAAAAAGGAGAGGAGCTCTGATATGAATGGAAGTGCTGAACCTGCCTCTGTCAATGCCAGTGTTGTT TCTACTCCTTCTCCATCGGCGGATCTGCTGGGTCTGGGTGCTGCCCCTGTCACCAATTCAGCTCCCCCACCTTCCTCTAGTGGTAGCCTGCTCGTGGATGTATTTTCAGATTCAGCTTCTGCAGTTGCACCTCTTGCTCCTGGTTCTGATGACAACTTTGCGAG GTTTGTGTGTAAAAATAATGGAGTCTTATTTGAAAATCAGTTGCTACAAATTGGCTTGAAATCTGAATTTCGACAGAACCTGG gtCGTATGTTCATATTCTATGGTAATAAGACATCAACACAGTTCTTGAATTTTACTCCAACAGTAATCTGCTCAGATGACCTTCAGTCAA GCCTGAATCTTCAGACAAAACCTGTTGACCCCACAGTGGATGGAGGTGCACAGGTTCAGCAGGTTGTGAACATTGAATGTGTGTCAGACTTCATGGAAGCTCCAATCCTGAACATTCAGTTCAG GTACGGTGGAACATTTCAAAACCTTTCAGTAAAATTACCCATCACTCTGAATAAATTTTTCCAGCCAACAGAGATGTCTTCTCAAGACTTTTTTCAGCGTTGGAAGCAGCTGAGCAA TCCCAAACAGGAAGTACAGAATATCTTTAAAGCAAAGCACCCGATGGATGCAGAGATCACGAAAGCAAAG ATAATTGGATTTGGATCAGCCCTGCTTGAGGAGGTAGATCCCAATCCTGCTAACTTTGTTGGTGCTGGTATCATACACACAAAAACCACTCAGATTGGATGCTTGCTGCGCCTTGAACCCAACCTCCAGGCACAG ATGTATAGGCTCACACTACGAACAAGTAAAGAAGCTGTATCTCAGAGATTATGTGAATTGCTGTCAGAACAGTTTTAA
- the AP2A2 gene encoding AP-2 complex subunit alpha-2 isoform X2, protein MPAVSKGDGMRGLAVFISDIRNCKSKEAEIKRINKELANIRSKFKGDKALDGYSKKKYVCKLLFIFLLGHDIDFGHMEAVNLLSSNRYTEKQIGYLFISVLVNSNSELIRLINNAIKNDLASRNPTFMGLALHCIANVGSREMAEAFAGEIPKILVAGDTMDSVKQSAALCLLRLYRTSPDLVPMGDWTSRVVHLLNDQHLGVVTAATSLITTLAQKNPEEFKTSVSLAVSRLSRIVTSASTDLQDYTYYFVPAPWLSVKLLRLLQCYPPPDPAVRGRLTECLETILNKAQEPPKSKKVQHSNAKNAVLFEAISLIIHHDSEPNLLVRACNQLGQFLQHRETNLRYLALESMCTLASSEFSHEAVKTHIETVINALKTERDVSVRQRAVDLLYAMCDRSNAQQIVAEMLNYLETADYSIREEIVLKVAILAEKYAVDYTWYVDTILNLIRIAGDYVSEEVWYRVIQIVINRDDVQGYAAKTVFEALQAPACHENLVKVGGYILGEFGNLIAGDPRSSPLIQFNLLHSKFHLCSVPTRALLLSTYIKFVNLFPEIKTTIQDVLRSDSQLKNADVELQQRAVEYLRLSTIASTDILATVLEEMPPFPERESSILAKLKKKKGPGTVTDLEEIKKERSSDMNGSAEPASVNASVVSTPSPSADLLGLGAAPVTNSAPPPSSSGSLLVDVFSDSASAVAPLAPGSDDNFASPDLASSEVVSEEPADTVHDADELFHKFVCKNNGVLFENQLLQIGLKSEFRQNLGRMFIFYGNKTSTQFLNFTPTVICSDDLQSSLNLQTKPVDPTVDGGAQVQQVVNIECVSDFMEAPILNIQFRYGGTFQNLSVKLPITLNKFFQPTEMSSQDFFQRWKQLSNPKQEVQNIFKAKHPMDAEITKAKIIGFGSALLEEVDPNPANFVGAGIIHTKTTQIGCLLRLEPNLQAQMYRLTLRTSKEAVSQRLCELLSEQF, encoded by the exons GCAAAAGTAAAGAGGCAGAAATAAAGAGGATAAATAAAGAACTAGCAAATATTCGGTCAAAATTTAAAG GTGACAAGGCTCTGGATGGTTAcagtaagaaaaaatatgtCTGCAAACTGCTCTTCATCTTTCTGCTGGGGCATGACATTGACTTTGGTCACATGGAAGCTGTAAACCTGCTCAGTTCCAATAGATATACAGAGAAACAAATT GGCTATCTGTTCATCTCCGTGCTGGTGAACTCCAACAGCGAGCTCATCCGCCTGATAAACAACGCCATCAAGAACGACCTGGCCAGCCGCAACCCCACCTTCATGGGCCTTGCCCTGCACTGCATTGCCAACGTGGGCAGCCGGGAGATGGCCGAAGCGTTTGCTggagaaattcccaaaattctcgTGGCTGG AGACACTATGGATAGTGTGAAGCAAAGTGCTGCTTTATGCTTGCTGCGTTTGTACAGAACTTCTCCTGACCTTGTTCCCATGGGAGACTGGACATCTCGAGTGGTGCATCTCCTCAATGACCAGCACTTG ggTGTGGTTACTGCAGCTACAAGTCTGATCACCACTTTGGCACAGAAGAACCCAGAAGAGTTTAAGACTTCAGTCTCCTTGGCAGTGTCTAGATTAAGCAGA ATTGTAACTTCTGCATCAACAGACCTTCAGGACTACACATACTACTTTGTTCCTGCTCCCTGGCTATCTGTGAAACTTCTGAGGCTGTTACAGTGCTATCCACCTCCAG ACCCTGCGGTACGTGGCCGTCTGACAGAATGCCTGGAAACCATCCTCAACAAAGCACAGGAGCCACCAAAGTCAAAGAAGGTTCAACACTCGAATGCAAAGAATGCTGTCCTGTTTGAGGCAATAAGCTTAATTATACATCATGACAG TGAGCCAAACCTGCTAGTCCGTGCCTGTAACCAGCTAGGTCAGTTCTTGCAGCACCGAGAAACTAATTTGCGTTACCTAGCACTGGAAAGCATGTGCACGCTTGCCAGCTCTGAATTCTCACATGAGGCTGTGAAAACACACATAGAAACAGTTATCAATGCATTGAAG ACTGAGAGAGATGTGAGTGTACGACAAAGAGCTGTGGATCTCCTGTATGCAATGTGTGACCGAAGCAATGCCCAGCAGATTGTGGCTGAAATGCTCAATTACCTGGAAACTGCTGATTATTCCATTAGAGAAGAAATT GTTCTGAAGGTTGCAATTCTAGCTGAGAAGTATGCAGTGGATTACACCTGGTATGTGGATACAATCCTGAATCTGATTCGCATTGCTGGTGACTATGTCAGTGAAGAAGTGTGGTACCGAGTTATTCAGATTGTCATCAACAGGGACGATGTGCAAGGATATGCAGCAAAGACTGTGTTTGAG GCCCTTCAAGCTCCAGCATGCCATGAGAATCTTGTAAAAGTGGGTGGCTACATCTTGGGAGAATTTGGAAATCTGATAGCAGGTGATCCAAGATCAAG tCCTCTCATCCAGTTCAACTTGCTACATTCCAAGTTTCATCTGTGTAGTGTTCCTACCCGAGCTCTGCTTCTGTCTACCTACATCAAGTTTGTGAACCTGTTTCCAGAAATCAAAACTACAATTCAAGATGTGCTGCGCAGTGACAGTCAGCTAAAGAATGCTGATgttgagctgcagcagagagctgttGAGTATTTGAGACTCAGTACTATTGCTAGTACTGATATATTG GCTACAGTGTTGGAAGAAATGCCTCCCTTTCCAGAGAGGGAATCTTCCATTTTGGCTaaactgaagaagaagaaaggcccAGGCACAGTTACTGACCTGGAAGAGATCAAAAAGGAGAGGAGCTCTGATATGAATGGAAGTGCTGAACCTGCCTCTGTCAATGCCAGTGTTGTT TCTACTCCTTCTCCATCGGCGGATCTGCTGGGTCTGGGTGCTGCCCCTGTCACCAATTCAGCTCCCCCACCTTCCTCTAGTGGTAGCCTGCTCGTGGATGTATTTTCAGATTCAGCTTCTGCAGTTGCACCTCTTGCTCCTGGTTCTGATGACAACTTTGCGAG CCCTGACCTGGCTTCATCTGAGGTAGTTTCTGAGGAACCAGCTGATACTGTGCATGATGCTGATGAGCTTTTTCACAA GTTTGTGTGTAAAAATAATGGAGTCTTATTTGAAAATCAGTTGCTACAAATTGGCTTGAAATCTGAATTTCGACAGAACCTGG gtCGTATGTTCATATTCTATGGTAATAAGACATCAACACAGTTCTTGAATTTTACTCCAACAGTAATCTGCTCAGATGACCTTCAGTCAA GCCTGAATCTTCAGACAAAACCTGTTGACCCCACAGTGGATGGAGGTGCACAGGTTCAGCAGGTTGTGAACATTGAATGTGTGTCAGACTTCATGGAAGCTCCAATCCTGAACATTCAGTTCAG GTACGGTGGAACATTTCAAAACCTTTCAGTAAAATTACCCATCACTCTGAATAAATTTTTCCAGCCAACAGAGATGTCTTCTCAAGACTTTTTTCAGCGTTGGAAGCAGCTGAGCAA TCCCAAACAGGAAGTACAGAATATCTTTAAAGCAAAGCACCCGATGGATGCAGAGATCACGAAAGCAAAG ATAATTGGATTTGGATCAGCCCTGCTTGAGGAGGTAGATCCCAATCCTGCTAACTTTGTTGGTGCTGGTATCATACACACAAAAACCACTCAGATTGGATGCTTGCTGCGCCTTGAACCCAACCTCCAGGCACAG ATGTATAGGCTCACACTACGAACAAGTAAAGAAGCTGTATCTCAGAGATTATGTGAATTGCTGTCAGAACAGTTTTAA